Below is a window of Gossypium hirsutum isolate 1008001.06 chromosome A12, Gossypium_hirsutum_v2.1, whole genome shotgun sequence DNA.
CCTACCCGCCGGTCACAACTCACCTTTCGCCGACTGGAACGAAAACGACGCCACGCCCTGCCATTGGTCCGGCATTTCCTGCATGAACACTACAGGCTTCCCCGACCCACGTGTTGTCGGGATCGCCGTTTCCGGTAAGAATCTCAGGGGTTACATTCCGTCAGAGCTTGGAACATTAATTTACCTCCGAAGGTTGAATCTTCACAATAATAACTTTTACGGTTCCATACCGGACCAGCTGTTCAACGCAACGTCGCTTCACAGCTTGTTTTTGTACGGTAACAATCTTTCCGGTTCGCTGCCTCCATTGATTTGCAATCTTCCGATGTTACAAAACCTTGACCTCTCCAACAACTCGCTGTCGGGTTCTTTGCCTGATAATCTTAAGAATTGCAAGCAGTTACAGAGGTTGATCCTAGCTCAAAACAAGTTCTCGGGTCAAATTCCCGGCGGGATTTGGCCGGAAATGGAAAACTTAGTTCAGCTCGATCTTTCCTCCAATGAATTCAACGGGTCGATTCCCAGTACCATCGGGGAGTTAAATTCATTGTCGACGACACTCAATTTGTCTTACAATCACTTGTCTGGTAAGCTCCCGAAAACCTTAGGTGACTTGGCGGTTACTGTCAGCTTTGATCTCAGAAACAACAATTTAAGCGGCGAAATACCGGAAACTGGATCGTTTGCTAACCAGGGACCAACGGCATTTCTAAACAATCCTCTTTTATGTGGGTTTCCTCTTCAAAAACCCTGTACAAACTCCAACTTTAGTCTTTCAGGAACTCAAAGCTCGGGCCCTAATAATTTAAGCGAAACACAGAAAAAAGGAATTGGCCCTGGACTAATTTTGTTAATCTCAGCAGCCGATGCCGCTGGACTGGCTTTCTTAGGGTTGATTATAGCCTACATTTACTGGAAAAAGAAAGATTCGTCAAATGGTTGTAGCTGCACTGGGAAACGCAAATTTGGTGAAAGCGATAGAAGGAAACTTCGTTCATGTGCTTGTATCAATGGGTTTCAAAACGAAGATTCGGAAAATGAAGACCATGAGAAAGGGGAGAGATCGGCGAAGGGAGAAGGAGAGTTGGTGGCCATTGATAAAGGGTTCAGCATTGAACTGGACGAGCTGCTTAGAGCGTCAGCTTATGTGTTGGGAAAGAGTGGGCTTGGCATAGTTTACAAGGTGGTCCTTGGAAATGGGGTCCCCGTAGCTGTACGTCGATTGGGTGAGGGTGGATCAGATCAGCAGAGGTGCAGGGAGTTTGCTGCTGAAGTTCAAGCCATTGGGAAGGTTAAGCATCCCAATGTTGTGAAGTTGAGAGCTTATTACTGGGCTCCTGATGAAAAGCTTCTCATTAGTGATTTCATCTCCAATGGCAATTTGACCAATGCCATGAAAGGTTAGCTtctctttttcctcttcttccaCCCAACTCTACTATTTCCTTATCCTCCAcactttctttattcttttctcaAAAATCTGTCTTCCTATCCTTCAAATACATATTCAACACTTGCATCCGATCAATCACAATTTGTTtaagtttttatcattatttaatacaatttgcgttcttttttttgtatatatttttctatGATGTTGAAGGTTCAACCCTGTTCATTCCTAACATTAGTTGATACATTTGCTTCTTTTAATCGTGTGTTTGGTATGTTAATAAAATTTAGTATTCCTTCCCTTTCTCTTTATTTGGTATATTTAAAAGCAtaaataatggtaataataataatctaacgTTGGTCATGCTTAATGATGATGATCTAGAAATGAAGTGGTCCAAAGTGGGCGACCCGTTATGAGTGTAATTACTCACCCACGGGGACTCATTAGGCCTGCCAGTGTAGTCCCTTTCCGTTACAATTGTACTCTCATAGTGCCGAAACTTTTGTTAAAGACCTTCACTTTCCGATCTAGTATAAAGatgttgtattttaaaaatatatatttagaataaatattattatttttaaaaaataaaaatgcatgCATAATAAAGAGATCTTTTGAATAAGAAAACACCCACAGCGGGTATGGTTTAGTACAAATTTAGTGGTAAAATACAGTAGAAAATCTAGTTGTTTTTGCTTCTCTCTTATTTGTTAGTGAGGTTGACAGGTTACTATTGCTTTTAAATGAGTTGTATACCAAATGGTAGGTCCCCCAACAGTCACCTTCGGCCTTGGATCATATGGTAAAAAAAAGTCAATTTAGTATTATCTTTTTAAGTTACCATACCACACATGTTACGTAGAAGAAAAAGAGTTTAGATACTCATTTATGTAGTTTTATTATATAGCTAATACAATAATTTCAGGCAGAAATGGTCAGCCATCAACAAACCTTTCATGGTCAACAAGGCTGAAAATCGCAAAGGGATCCGCCCGTGGCCTGGCCTACCTTCACGAATGCAGTCCCAGGAAATTCGTTCACGGCAACGTCAAACCCTCCAACATCCTCCTTGACCATGAATTCCATCCCTACATTTCCGATTTTGGACTCAACAAACTCATCACCATCACCGGCAGCGATCCCTCTTCGTCCGGTGGCTTCATTGGCGGACTTCCTTACAAATCGATCCAAACCGAAAGAACCAACAACTACCAAGCGCCGGAGGCTCGAGTCATCGGTGGTCGACCCACCCAAAAATGGGATGTCTATTCGTTTGGAGTGGTCTTACTTGAACTACTCACCGGGAAGTCCTCTGAGCTATCTCCGACCACATCCACTTCCATGGAAATTCCAGACCTGGTGAGGTGGGTAAGGAAAGGATTCGAAGAAGAAAACCCCTTGTCGGATATGGTGGATCCGATGTTATTACAAGAAGTGCATTCCAAGAAGGAAGTGTTAGCTGTTTTTCATGTAGCGCTTGCATGCACTGAAGCAGACCCTGAGATTCGACCCAGGATGAAAACTGTTTCCGAGAATCTTGAAAGAATTGGAACATAAATTAACAACACACATATATAAGCTTGTTTTGTCTTTTGTCTGTGAAATAACATGGTATACTGATTTTTGTTAGGGGTCGAAGATTAACTATATTCATTCCTCTAAATGGTTTTCCAGATTAGgcccaaaattttcttgaaaattcaaCTGTCTCGGGAGAGCCAATAGGAGACAATGTGTCCTTTCTTggctacaatttttttttttttgtaattttaaatttctgtttatCCCTGGGATGTGATTGtaataatttctttcttttctaacaATTCAAGGCCACAGTGCTAAGGCATTAATTCTATCTGTGTAGGGTTAAATGCACATTTCATGGGTTAAGTAAATCATTTTTGTTAGATATTATTTTTCTGACATTAAGTTTGACCCTTTTACTTAACACTGTTGATCATATGGCAAGTGTATCCTATAAGGCCAtggaatttgagaagaaaaaacTAGTACTCAGATTTAATGTTTTtaggaaaataaataaaccatGAGGGAACTCGCCAGTTAGTTGGCAACTTCCAACTCTTAATAGAAAAAGTAAATATAGATGAAAGTTGAAACTCAACCATTCTAGACTTCTAACGAAATTAAGAGTATAGTCTTATTAGAAAACTCATTAATCTAACTTAACAATTACAATCCACATTCAATACTTATACTCCAGAAATGAATCATTAACAAAGTAGAAAACTACCCTTAACTACTTAACTAACAATGAATTGCTCTTAATTAATTCAAGTTACTTAGTTACTTCTGATATTCCCCCTCCAGACTCAATAGCAATCACATTCATCTTAGCATGACAACAAGAAAAAACACCTATGGTTAACGGTTTGGTCTACTTGATCATTCCCAGGTACATAGTTGACCTGAAGTTGTCGCTGAGCACCTTGTCACGCACAAAATGTAAGTCAAGCTCAACATGCTTAACATGAGCATGTAGCACTGGATTTGCTGCCAAGGACACCGTGCTGGAATTATCACACCAAATTACTGGTATGCCTTTAATCTTCACACATATTTCATCCAGCAGAGAACGAAATCATGTCAATTCGGATGTTGCATTAGCTGCACTTCTATACTCGACTTCTGAGGTGGCCAACACTAAGTTCTGTTGAGATGTGGCGTTATACTTGTTGGTATAACAAAATCAAAGTTGAATTCTTCAGTCTTTGGTGATCcctacaatacaatacaatacaacgGGATCTGAAAATTATTCAAAGCAAAGCAAAGATAAGAAAAGAACTGTCAAGTTGATCTGGATTCAGGGTTCCTTTTATacactgaacttagcatacaagtTTGGAACGAGGTTAATGTCGGTAAAGCAAAGTTAAAACAAATCCAAAAAAGAGGAATGATGAAACCACCCCCACAAACAACCTTTATTTCTTTTCCTGCAACGGCCATGAAAATAATAGTTCAGTAAGAAAGGTATCAATCAAACAAAGATAATGGCACAGTATAAAGGCCAAATTAAGAGATCATTGATTATGGATGGACCCAAGCTAGCAAGCAGTGATATTTCTTTGCTTTTAAGAGCAATCAGCTCCCCACTCCCTTCCCCTCATTTTGGTTGATTTAattcaagcaaaaaaaaaaaaaaagaagctaaaatCCCATATTCCTATCCTTTCtctctcaattttcttctctttttttcttggCTTGCATTGAAGAAAAACAGGCTGGTTAAAGTGCCGCCTCATGAATGTGTAGGAGACACAGTCATTGTCGCAAAAAGACATGGGCAATTGCGCTAGAGTTTGCAAGAACAAAGATGCTATAGACATGAATCTTAGTGCCCAAATTCAATCCCCCACTAAGAAGAACATTGCCAGAAAGGAGCGCTCCATTGCTGAACTCGGTTCCAGGCGTCAGCCATCATCAATGGAACAAGAAATTAGTTTTCGAGACTCGAGTTTGTTCCTTAACCTGGCTTTCttaacatttattttctttttttgtcatcAATGGATTATTACATTATGCAGATCTTTAACCTTTATTATTGCCTGGAAACTAATTTACTCAAGTTTTTAACATATCTAACTGAAGTGTGTCTATCATTTCTATGCAGGTAACACAGAGGAGAAGTTTTTTGATTCCATCCAATGGTTAGAATCTGACAGTGAAGATTTCTTCAGTGTGAATGGTGGTGAGATTTTCCCTAATTTTGTTGAGACAAACTATTTTCATTTCCCCATAATAATAGCATTGCTAAGTTTCTTAACTTCAAAATCACATCGTTGCTTTTGACAAAGCTTGGTTTCATCCAGATTCTACTTTTTCTTGCGGAAATAGCCCTAAAAACCGGAAAACCTTGAAGGAAAATTCTCCCACAGATACAAAGAAGCAACTAATTGAGTTATTTAGAGAGAGctctaatgatgatgatgatgatgctgtgAATAATTACACAAATATGAAAGATGAGTTGGAAGACAAAGCTGAAATGCTGAACAAGCTTCCAAAGTCAAGAAGCAGAAGTGCGCATGAATCCATCTCCAACTCCGTTGGCAGTAATGAAGCAAGATGCTCCCCTGGGGAAAAAAAATCAGCCCACCAAACATGGGCTTTAATGAGATAAAGAAAGGGCTAATAAACCCTCACAATAACTGATATTTATTCTGTATAAATCTCTTGTAAACAATCTACAATCTCAAAATTGAAAATGGTTCAACtctagttttttcttttttcttgtgtgAGTGTGGAATTTATAAAAATTAGCAAAATGGCACAAAACACATCCATGTACATaccattaaaatttaaccataacAAATACATAAGCTTAAGGATCCCAAAATacataatgaataaaaaaaaaatagaatccaACTAAAGCAAATTCCTATGACATCCTCACTTCTTGCGATCATATCATTGTATGTTGTTTTCTGAAGCTGCAAAATCTCACCTTTTTCATAAACTTGCTAAATTCATCAGACTTACCACTTTCTTTCAACAAATTATTCTTAATCCTCATTTCGATACATCTTACTCTTCATCTCTTCATTATCTATCACTTCAATCCATCCCGCACCTTAAACATAAACTAATAAgttaaatacaaaattttcaacTCCCAAAcaaatcatttaaataaattttcagtATGATCAATTAAATAGAATTTTGAATTGTAGGAGATGACTTATGGGTTTAAAGGTTTTAATTCGATTTAACAGCAGTTACGTTTTATTTACGTGTTTAACAAAGTATTATAATATCCATGTAGAATt
It encodes the following:
- the LOC121210977 gene encoding uncharacterized protein At3g27210, encoding MGNCARVCKNKDAIDMNLSAQIQSPTKKNIARKERSIAELGSRRQPSSMEQEISFRDSSNTEEKFFDSIQWLESDSEDFFSVNGDSTFSCGNSPKNRKTLKENSPTDTKKQLIELFRESSNDDDDDAVNNYTNMKDELEDKAEMLNKLPKSRSRSAHESISNSVGSNEARCSPGEKKSAHQTWALMR
- the LOC121210976 gene encoding receptor protein kinase-like protein ZAR1 codes for the protein MNNLLLFTLFFLFRNLNPILSLSPDGLSLLSLKSAVDLPAGHNSPFADWNENDATPCHWSGISCMNTTGFPDPRVVGIAVSGKNLRGYIPSELGTLIYLRRLNLHNNNFYGSIPDQLFNATSLHSLFLYGNNLSGSLPPLICNLPMLQNLDLSNNSLSGSLPDNLKNCKQLQRLILAQNKFSGQIPGGIWPEMENLVQLDLSSNEFNGSIPSTIGELNSLSTTLNLSYNHLSGKLPKTLGDLAVTVSFDLRNNNLSGEIPETGSFANQGPTAFLNNPLLCGFPLQKPCTNSNFSLSGTQSSGPNNLSETQKKGIGPGLILLISAADAAGLAFLGLIIAYIYWKKKDSSNGCSCTGKRKFGESDRRKLRSCACINGFQNEDSENEDHEKGERSAKGEGELVAIDKGFSIELDELLRASAYVLGKSGLGIVYKVVLGNGVPVAVRRLGEGGSDQQRCREFAAEVQAIGKVKHPNVVKLRAYYWAPDEKLLISDFISNGNLTNAMKGRNGQPSTNLSWSTRLKIAKGSARGLAYLHECSPRKFVHGNVKPSNILLDHEFHPYISDFGLNKLITITGSDPSSSGGFIGGLPYKSIQTERTNNYQAPEARVIGGRPTQKWDVYSFGVVLLELLTGKSSELSPTTSTSMEIPDLVRWVRKGFEEENPLSDMVDPMLLQEVHSKKEVLAVFHVALACTEADPEIRPRMKTVSENLERIGT